One genomic segment of Acinetobacter oleivorans DR1 includes these proteins:
- a CDS encoding purine-cytosine permease family protein → MSVSEHPNLDTVQGTDSQKAVNETLEDYTLRYAPHSFRRWSPKVVAITALGGIAYLADFSIGASIGMSYGTTNAVFSILFAAIIIFLTGIPLAYYAARYNIDLDLITRGAGFGYIGSVLTSIIFASFTFIFFALEGSIMAQGLLLGLGIPLWAGYLISTVMVIPLVIYGMKALSKLQVWTTPLWLILMIGPVAYLIYQEPTLVSQFATFTGKEGFATVDMAAIMLGAGICLSLIMQIGEQIDYLRFMPAKTKENSKAWWAAVISAGPGWVILGAIKQIIGAFLGFYLLTKIPGVNSTEPVQQFNAAFHDMLPGWAALTLAVILVVISQIKINVTNAYSGSLAWTSAYTRISKHYPGRIVFVMVNLAIALALMEGNMFAVLGKILGFYSNFAIAWVVVVATDISINKYVLKLSPKEPEYRRDMLYNVNPVGMVAFLVSAGLSIAAFFGLLGSFLAPYSPLIALVLAFVLTPIMGLLTKGKYYIKSHDDGIKEPRYDAEGTPVATVYHCRVCEQGYERPDIMFSHKHNGTICSLCKTLDA, encoded by the coding sequence ATGAGTGTATCTGAACATCCAAATCTGGACACTGTGCAAGGTACAGATTCACAAAAAGCAGTGAATGAAACCTTAGAAGATTATACTTTACGTTATGCTCCACACAGCTTTCGGCGCTGGAGTCCCAAAGTTGTCGCTATTACTGCACTTGGTGGTATTGCCTATCTTGCTGACTTTTCTATTGGTGCCAGTATTGGTATGTCTTACGGAACAACCAATGCTGTTTTCTCCATTTTATTTGCAGCGATTATTATCTTCTTAACTGGCATTCCTTTAGCCTACTACGCAGCGCGCTATAACATCGACCTTGACTTGATTACCCGCGGCGCTGGTTTCGGTTACATCGGTTCGGTTCTTACCAGTATCATTTTCGCCAGTTTCACATTTATTTTCTTTGCCCTTGAAGGTTCAATCATGGCGCAAGGGTTATTGCTTGGTTTAGGCATTCCGCTTTGGGCTGGCTATCTCATCTCAACCGTTATGGTCATTCCACTCGTCATTTACGGTATGAAAGCTTTAAGTAAATTACAAGTTTGGACTACCCCACTTTGGCTTATTCTGATGATTGGTCCTGTGGCCTACCTGATTTATCAAGAACCTACTTTAGTCAGCCAATTTGCTACTTTTACAGGTAAAGAAGGTTTTGCAACCGTAGACATGGCTGCAATCATGTTAGGTGCTGGTATTTGTTTATCGTTAATCATGCAAATTGGTGAGCAAATTGATTACTTACGCTTCATGCCTGCAAAAACAAAAGAAAATAGCAAAGCATGGTGGGCAGCCGTTATTTCAGCGGGTCCGGGTTGGGTGATTTTAGGGGCAATTAAACAAATTATTGGGGCATTTTTAGGATTCTATTTACTCACTAAAATACCGGGCGTAAACAGCACTGAACCTGTTCAACAGTTTAATGCAGCGTTTCATGACATGCTTCCGGGCTGGGCAGCTTTAACACTTGCAGTGATTTTGGTGGTTATTTCTCAAATTAAAATTAATGTGACCAATGCTTACTCTGGTTCCCTTGCATGGACAAGTGCCTACACTCGTATTAGCAAACATTATCCTGGTCGTATTGTCTTTGTGATGGTGAACTTAGCAATTGCGCTTGCTTTGATGGAAGGCAATATGTTTGCGGTACTAGGTAAAATCTTAGGGTTCTATTCAAACTTTGCAATTGCTTGGGTGGTAGTTGTTGCAACAGACATTTCAATCAACAAATATGTTTTAAAACTTTCACCTAAAGAACCTGAATATCGCCGTGACATGCTCTACAACGTAAACCCTGTCGGTATGGTTGCATTCCTTGTATCAGCAGGCTTATCAATTGCAGCATTCTTCGGTTTACTTGGTAGCTTCTTGGCGCCTTACTCACCGCTTATCGCACTTGTACTTGCTTTTGTCTTAACTCCAATCATGGGTTTATTAACCAAAGGAAAATACTACATCAAGTCACATGATGACGGTATTAAAGAACCACGTTACGATGCTGAAGGTACACCTGTAGCAACGGTTTACCACTGCCGCGTATGTGAGCAAGGTTATGAGCGTCCAGATATTATGTTCTCTCACAAACATAACGGCACGATCTGTTCTTTGTGTAAAACACTCGACGCTTAA
- a CDS encoding Lrp/AsnC family transcriptional regulator, translating into MDRTDKKILAELQLNGRLSITELAEKVGLSISPCHRRVKALEESGAIKGYRAELDPNLVGFEFSAIVFITLKEGDKQAVEKFENAVIDIPQIIQAQRLFGEPDYLLHVVAKDLPAFQRLYDEKLSAIPSVQRLISTIVMKDVVPERLFPIG; encoded by the coding sequence ATGGATCGCACAGATAAAAAGATTCTTGCTGAATTGCAATTAAATGGCCGATTATCTATTACTGAATTGGCAGAAAAAGTAGGCTTGAGCATTTCACCTTGTCATAGACGAGTGAAGGCTTTAGAAGAATCGGGAGCCATCAAAGGCTATCGGGCAGAACTCGACCCAAACTTAGTGGGATTTGAATTTTCAGCGATTGTTTTTATTACGCTTAAAGAAGGTGATAAACAGGCAGTCGAGAAGTTTGAAAATGCTGTAATTGATATCCCGCAAATTATTCAGGCCCAGCGCTTGTTTGGTGAGCCAGATTATTTACTACATGTGGTCGCTAAAGATTTACCGGCTTTTCAGCGTTTGTATGATGAAAAATTATCTGCTATTCCAAGTGTGCAACGACTCATTTCAACCATTGTGATGAAAGATGTAGTGCCTGAACGTTTATTTCCGATTGGTTAA
- a CDS encoding LysE family translocator: MAFNIFIAFWSVSILFIITPGADWAYAISAGIKGKVVVPAVAGMLFGHFITILLVAAGVGLLVANNPTALMILTIAGSAYLLWMGINLLLTPPTPNESGSEKAQSWLSWATKGVYVSGLNPKVFLLFLALLPQFIDTTASWSVTTQILAFGVVHMISCAIIYLMVGYGSEAILKTRPQAAQLVGRFSGGLMVIIATCLLIGQI, encoded by the coding sequence ATGGCTTTTAACATTTTTATTGCATTTTGGAGTGTCTCCATTCTTTTTATTATTACTCCAGGGGCAGACTGGGCCTATGCCATTTCGGCAGGAATTAAGGGCAAAGTCGTCGTACCCGCTGTCGCAGGTATGCTATTTGGGCACTTTATTACGATTTTATTGGTAGCGGCTGGTGTTGGGCTGCTTGTAGCAAATAATCCAACTGCACTCATGATCCTAACAATTGCGGGTTCTGCTTATTTGTTATGGATGGGAATAAACTTATTACTTACCCCTCCTACTCCGAATGAGTCTGGTTCTGAAAAGGCTCAGTCATGGTTGAGCTGGGCAACTAAAGGCGTTTATGTAAGTGGATTAAACCCGAAGGTTTTTTTACTCTTTTTAGCGCTGCTTCCTCAATTTATTGACACTACTGCTTCATGGTCCGTGACAACACAAATTCTTGCCTTTGGTGTTGTACACATGATTAGCTGCGCGATTATTTATTTAATGGTGGGTTATGGTTCAGAGGCTATTTTGAAAACCAGACCACAAGCAGCACAGTTAGTTGGTCGTTTCTCAGGTGGTTTGATGGTCATTATCGCAACGTGCTTATTGATTGGACAAATTTAA
- a CDS encoding LexA family protein, whose product MPKKKEFEHGGVRENAGRKAQFNEPTKVIRVPESQVNFIKNWLLNNVKTNNLTDFNSKLNVQQVHPNNDKIYHIPLATERVAAGFPSPAQDDIEQALDLNEYLIRNENATFIVKANSLSMLDAGIDINDPLIVDRSISAKSGDIVIALIDNDFTVKRLMIDSQFQPPKVWLKAENPDYQNIYIEEGQELVIWGVVTYNLKRMR is encoded by the coding sequence ATGCCAAAGAAAAAAGAGTTCGAGCATGGCGGTGTACGAGAAAATGCCGGACGTAAAGCACAGTTCAATGAACCCACCAAAGTCATTCGTGTTCCCGAATCTCAAGTTAACTTTATCAAAAATTGGTTACTGAATAATGTCAAAACCAATAATTTAACCGACTTTAACTCAAAACTTAATGTTCAACAGGTTCACCCGAATAACGATAAAATTTACCACATTCCTTTAGCAACAGAACGTGTTGCGGCAGGTTTTCCTTCGCCTGCACAAGATGATATTGAGCAAGCACTCGATTTAAATGAATATTTAATTAGAAATGAAAATGCCACGTTTATTGTCAAAGCCAATTCTTTATCCATGCTAGACGCTGGAATTGATATTAATGATCCGCTTATTGTGGACCGTAGTATTTCCGCTAAATCGGGTGATATTGTGATTGCACTCATCGACAATGATTTCACTGTTAAGCGCTTAATGATTGATAGTCAATTTCAGCCACCTAAAGTTTGGCTAAAAGCTGAAAATCCTGATTATCAAAATATTTATATTGAAGAGGGGCAAGAACTTGTTATTTGGGGAGTCGTGACGTATAACCTCAAACGAATGAGATAA
- a CDS encoding KGG domain-containing protein codes for MANTRYEDDDNNSTGTSNRGFASMDPERVREIASKGGRAAHASGNAHEFTSEEAREAGALSHKNGGRGRSRDDDDDDDDRGSRSGGRGRGRSRDDDDDDDDRGSRSGGRGRSRDDDDDDDDRGSRSGGRGRGRSRDDDDDDDDRGSRSGGRGRGRSRDDDDDDDRGSRSGGRGRGRSRDDDDDDDRGRSGGRGRGRSRDDDDDDDRGSRSGGRGRGRSHDDDDDDDRGSRSGGRGRGRSRDDDDDDDRGRSGGRGRGRSRDDDDDDDRGSRSGGRGRGRSRDDDDDDDRGSRSGGRGRGRSRDDDDDDDRGSRSGGRGRGRSRDDDDDDDRGSRSGGRGRGRSRDDDDDDDRGSRSGGRGRGRSRDDDDDDDRGSRSGGRGRGRSRDDDDYDGRGQNSRNQKRDASGRFTS; via the coding sequence ATGGCTAATACTAGATATGAAGATGATGATAACAATAGTACAGGTACTTCAAATCGTGGATTTGCAAGTATGGATCCTGAAAGAGTTAGAGAAATAGCCAGCAAAGGTGGGCGAGCAGCCCATGCCAGTGGTAATGCGCATGAATTTACATCTGAGGAAGCTCGTGAAGCGGGTGCCTTAAGCCATAAAAATGGTGGTCGCGGTCGTAGCCGCGATGATGACGACGATGACGATGATCGCGGTAGCCGTTCAGGTGGCCGAGGCCGTGGTCGTAGCCGTGATGACGACGACGATGATGACGATCGCGGCAGCCGCTCAGGCGGCCGAGGCCGTAGCCGTGATGACGACGACGATGATGACGATCGCGGTAGCCGCTCAGGCGGACGAGGTCGTGGCCGCAGCCGTGATGATGACGACGATGATGACGATCGCGGTAGCCGTTCAGGTGGCAGAGGACGCGGTCGCAGTCGTGATGACGACGATGATGACGATCGCGGTAGCCGTTCAGGTGGCCGAGGTCGCGGTCGTAGCCGCGATGACGACGATGATGATGATCGTGGCCGTTCAGGTGGTCGAGGACGCGGTCGCAGCCGTGACGACGATGATGATGACGATCGCGGTAGCCGTTCAGGTGGCCGAGGACGTGGCCGCAGCCATGATGACGATGATGATGACGATCGCGGTAGCCGCTCAGGTGGTCGAGGACGCGGTCGCAGTCGTGATGACGATGATGATGACGATCGTGGCCGTTCAGGTGGTCGAGGCCGAGGCCGCAGTCGTGATGACGACGATGATGACGATCGCGGTAGCCGCTCAGGTGGTCGAGGACGCGGTCGCAGCCGTGATGACGATGATGATGACGATCGCGGTAGCCGTTCAGGTGGCCGAGGCCGTGGCCGCAGTCGTGATGACGATGATGATGACGATCGCGGTAGCCGCTCAGGTGGTCGAGGCCGTGGCCGCAGTCGTGATGACGATGATGATGACGATCGCGGTAGCCGCTCAGGTGGTCGAGGCCGTGGCCGCAGTCGTGATGACGATGATGATGACGATCGCGGTAGCCGCTCAGGTGGTCGAGGCCGTGGCCGCAGTCGTGATGACGATGATGATGACGATCGCGGTAGCCGCTCAGGTGGTCGAGGCCGTGGCCGCAGCCGTGACGACGACGATTATGACGGTCGTGGTCAAAACTCTCGTAATCAAAAACGTGATGCCTCTGGACGTTTTACGTCTTAA
- a CDS encoding SDR family oxidoreductase: MENSTNQYPTSAPAQVQSHQPGDQEKMHPEPEIIKSSHKGSDKLKDKVAVISGGDSGIGRSVAVLFAREGADIAILYLEEDKDAEITKQLVEREGQHCLLLKGDISDPDVAKLDIDKVLQHYGKINILVNNAGVQYQQKEIESISNEQLEKTFKTNIFPMFYLTKEAIPYMEEGDSIINTTSITSYQGHDELIDYASTKGAITTFTRSLSNNLMKQKKGIRVNGVAPGPIWTPLIPSSFDAETVKEFGKDTPMGRMGQPSEVAPAYLFLASDDASYITGQVIHVNGGQIVNG; encoded by the coding sequence ATGGAAAACTCAACAAATCAGTATCCAACATCTGCACCTGCACAAGTTCAATCTCATCAACCAGGCGATCAGGAAAAAATGCATCCTGAACCTGAGATTATAAAAAGCTCTCATAAAGGTAGCGATAAGTTAAAAGATAAAGTTGCCGTTATTAGTGGTGGCGATAGCGGTATAGGCCGTTCTGTCGCAGTATTGTTTGCCCGTGAAGGTGCGGATATTGCCATCCTTTATCTTGAAGAAGATAAGGATGCCGAAATCACTAAACAACTTGTTGAAAGAGAAGGACAACATTGCCTTTTATTAAAAGGAGATATTTCTGACCCAGATGTTGCAAAACTCGATATTGATAAAGTTCTACAACATTATGGAAAAATTAATATTTTAGTGAATAATGCTGGCGTGCAATATCAACAAAAGGAAATTGAAAGTATTAGTAATGAGCAATTAGAAAAAACATTTAAAACTAATATTTTTCCAATGTTTTATCTTACTAAAGAAGCTATTCCTTATATGGAAGAAGGCGACAGTATTATTAATACAACCAGTATTACCAGTTATCAAGGCCATGATGAGCTTATTGATTATGCAAGTACCAAAGGTGCGATTACGACTTTTACACGTAGCTTATCAAACAATTTAATGAAGCAGAAAAAAGGAATTCGGGTGAATGGTGTTGCACCAGGTCCGATCTGGACTCCATTAATTCCAAGCAGTTTCGATGCGGAAACCGTTAAAGAATTTGGTAAAGACACACCAATGGGAAGAATGGGACAACCTAGTGAAGTTGCACCTGCTTATCTTTTCCTTGCCTCAGATGATGCAAGTTATATTACAGGTCAGGTGATTCATGTAAACGGTGGTCAAATCGTAAATGGTTAA
- the katE gene encoding catalase HPII, with the protein MNMTDNVKSTNKTSEMAGADAANKANTTQKTEQLDSVRDDATNEALTTNQGVKIADNENSLRAGIRGSTLLEDFILREKITHFDHERIPERIVHARGVGAHGYFQAYEGNERLTKAGFLTDPSIQTPIFVRFSTVQGPRGSADTVRDIRGFAIKFYTQEGNFDLVGNNAPVFFVQDGIKFPDFVHAVKPEPDTEMPTGATAHDTFWDFVSLVPESAHAVIWAMSDRAIPRNLRSIQGFGVHTFRLINAQGKSHFVKFHWTPKQGLSALVWDEAQKLAGKDPDFHRRDLYEAIENGVYPEWELGVQIVEEEDEMNFDFDLLDPTKIIPEELVPVTPIGRFVLNRNVDNFFAETEQVAFCPGHIVPGIDFTNDPLLQARLFSYTDTQLSRLGGPNFHQIPINKPVCPFHNNQRDGIHQHTIHKGQASYQPNSIDNDWPAETPPAASNGGFESYPEQISGHKLRQRSETFSDHFSQPRLYYKSLAPHEQKHVVDAYTFELSKVQRKHIRERQVQQILANIDLDLARQVGANLGIEVPDLTLDYKKTAVEKSAKLSFLAFPPEDIQGRKVAVLIHNLVKSDTLEAIKNWAIKEGAVVHLLAPSLAPVKDHKDNIIVADGMQMAEPSIAYDAVIIPDGDNLNAVLQDGVARHYVLEAYKHLKPIAFLGNKSDLLEPLGLVADEGTLVEDKFQPIAEKFKKLIMAHRVWSREQIAAKVPA; encoded by the coding sequence ATGAACATGACTGATAATGTTAAATCAACAAATAAAACAAGTGAAATGGCTGGTGCTGACGCTGCAAATAAAGCCAATACTACCCAAAAAACTGAACAATTAGACTCAGTCAGAGATGATGCAACCAATGAAGCATTAACCACAAACCAAGGTGTTAAAATAGCGGATAATGAGAATAGCTTAAGAGCGGGCATTCGTGGTTCAACGCTATTAGAAGACTTTATTTTAAGAGAGAAGATTACTCATTTTGACCATGAGCGTATTCCTGAACGTATTGTGCATGCGCGCGGTGTAGGTGCGCACGGTTACTTTCAAGCTTATGAAGGAAATGAGCGCTTAACAAAAGCCGGTTTTTTAACTGATCCAAGCATTCAAACACCAATTTTTGTACGTTTCTCAACAGTGCAGGGACCACGTGGCTCTGCTGACACCGTTCGTGATATTCGTGGTTTTGCGATTAAATTTTATACCCAAGAAGGTAATTTCGATTTAGTCGGCAACAATGCACCAGTATTTTTTGTACAAGATGGTATTAAGTTTCCAGACTTTGTTCATGCCGTAAAACCTGAACCAGATACAGAAATGCCAACAGGAGCCACAGCACACGATACTTTCTGGGATTTTGTATCTTTAGTACCTGAGTCAGCTCATGCAGTAATTTGGGCAATGTCAGACCGTGCTATTCCACGTAATCTACGCTCAATCCAAGGGTTTGGGGTTCATACATTCCGTCTTATTAATGCTCAAGGTAAATCTCATTTTGTGAAATTCCACTGGACCCCTAAACAAGGTTTAAGTGCTTTAGTGTGGGATGAGGCTCAAAAGCTTGCAGGTAAAGATCCAGATTTCCACCGTCGAGATCTTTATGAAGCGATTGAGAATGGGGTTTATCCTGAATGGGAGTTGGGCGTACAAATTGTCGAAGAAGAAGATGAAATGAACTTTGACTTCGATTTATTAGACCCAACCAAAATTATTCCTGAAGAGTTGGTTCCAGTGACTCCAATCGGCCGATTTGTTTTAAATAGAAATGTAGATAATTTCTTTGCAGAAACAGAGCAGGTGGCTTTCTGTCCGGGACACATCGTACCAGGCATTGATTTTACAAATGACCCACTTTTACAAGCACGCCTATTTTCGTACACCGATACACAGCTAAGTCGTTTAGGTGGACCAAACTTCCATCAAATTCCGATCAATAAACCAGTGTGTCCATTCCATAACAATCAACGTGATGGTATCCACCAACATACGATTCACAAAGGGCAGGCTTCCTATCAACCAAACTCAATTGATAATGATTGGCCAGCAGAAACGCCACCCGCCGCTTCAAATGGTGGTTTTGAAAGCTATCCTGAACAAATTAGCGGGCATAAACTTCGTCAAAGAAGTGAAACCTTCTCCGATCATTTTTCACAACCGCGCCTTTACTACAAGAGCCTTGCGCCTCATGAGCAAAAGCATGTGGTCGATGCCTATACTTTTGAATTAAGTAAAGTACAAAGAAAACACATCCGTGAGCGCCAAGTTCAACAAATTTTGGCAAATATTGATCTCGACTTAGCTCGACAAGTAGGTGCTAATTTAGGAATTGAAGTTCCTGATTTAACTCTAGATTATAAGAAAACCGCAGTTGAAAAATCGGCTAAATTATCTTTCTTGGCTTTCCCACCAGAAGATATTCAAGGCCGAAAAGTTGCTGTGCTTATTCATAACCTTGTGAAGTCAGATACACTTGAAGCTATTAAAAATTGGGCGATTAAAGAAGGTGCGGTTGTTCATTTACTAGCGCCGAGCTTGGCTCCAGTAAAAGACCATAAAGACAACATTATTGTGGCTGATGGCATGCAGATGGCTGAACCTTCAATTGCTTATGATGCGGTGATTATTCCTGATGGCGATAACTTAAATGCCGTGCTGCAAGATGGCGTAGCGCGCCACTATGTACTCGAAGCTTATAAGCATTTAAAACCAATTGCGTTTTTAGGTAATAAATCTGACTTGCTTGAACCGCTAGGTTTAGTTGCCGATGAGGGTACTTTAGTTGAAGATAAATTCCAGCCTATTGCTGAAAAATTCAAAAAACTGATTATGGCTCATCGTGTTTGGTCACGAGAACAAATAGCCGCTAAGGTACCAGCTTAA
- a CDS encoding iron-containing redox enzyme family protein, with protein MPVVVKERLLDLLQDNQQNYYELFVFFLDPDISSFEKEKKARDFLNKEIDKIDQKKIDFPATINTVKEWCENDNKQNCELFQTYLNRRQNGGEREYFKNVGQAFEFLIKVSPTKKVDGAWLYSSVHYWNDPVFHDLIITYLEELGLGEPKANHVCIYDDLLRSLGLDSFDLLLEDEYYHNAVIQLALGYAPPEFIPEIVGFNLGYEQLPLHLLISNYELAELGIDSKYFNLHITIDNIDNGHADKAIKVIENIYDKYRDKELFFNKLKRGFALNNHGVSSSKIIKNLNLEDLVLKILKRKALVGQLIHNETRQFGCKTINQWLSNPEDVNGLVTHLIDHKWIKFNTDPEQSVFWRMINEENGKMFGVFNPVERQIIHDWIAGSDHSSNFLAYSRELKNSQRIQDYLFSYISDGELDALQERVQKSHDLAIKICKLTPFLAPDSHHKSIGLWSTRKYVELLFPYLSSFNKTNS; from the coding sequence ATGCCTGTTGTAGTGAAAGAAAGATTATTAGACTTATTACAAGATAATCAACAAAACTATTACGAATTATTTGTTTTTTTCCTTGATCCTGATATTTCTAGTTTTGAAAAAGAAAAGAAAGCACGAGATTTTCTTAATAAAGAAATTGATAAAATAGATCAAAAGAAAATTGATTTTCCTGCAACTATAAATACGGTTAAAGAATGGTGTGAAAACGATAATAAACAAAATTGTGAATTATTTCAGACTTACCTAAACCGTAGACAAAACGGGGGGGAGAGAGAATATTTTAAAAATGTTGGTCAGGCATTCGAATTTTTAATTAAGGTTTCCCCAACTAAAAAAGTAGATGGTGCATGGCTATATAGTTCAGTTCACTACTGGAATGATCCGGTTTTTCATGACCTCATTATTACTTATTTGGAAGAGCTGGGACTAGGTGAGCCGAAAGCAAACCATGTCTGTATCTATGATGACTTGCTACGTAGTCTGGGACTCGATAGTTTTGATCTGCTATTAGAAGATGAATATTATCATAATGCCGTGATTCAGCTGGCGCTTGGTTATGCTCCACCTGAGTTCATTCCTGAAATTGTCGGCTTTAATTTAGGTTATGAGCAACTGCCACTGCATCTACTCATCAGTAATTATGAGCTTGCAGAACTGGGTATTGATTCTAAATATTTTAATTTGCACATCACTATCGATAACATTGATAACGGGCATGCAGATAAAGCAATTAAAGTTATAGAAAATATTTACGATAAATATAGAGATAAAGAACTTTTCTTTAATAAATTGAAGCGCGGTTTTGCGCTTAATAACCATGGTGTTTCATCTTCAAAAATTATTAAAAATTTAAATCTTGAAGATTTAGTCCTTAAAATTTTAAAAAGAAAAGCGCTCGTGGGTCAGCTCATTCATAACGAAACTAGACAGTTTGGATGTAAAACCATTAACCAATGGTTATCAAATCCAGAAGACGTTAACGGGCTAGTTACACATCTCATTGATCACAAGTGGATTAAATTTAATACCGACCCTGAACAGAGTGTGTTCTGGCGAATGATTAATGAAGAAAATGGAAAAATGTTTGGGGTATTTAACCCTGTAGAACGTCAAATTATTCATGATTGGATTGCTGGTAGTGATCATTCTTCTAACTTCTTGGCCTATAGCAGGGAATTAAAGAATAGCCAGCGTATTCAAGATTATCTCTTTAGTTATATTTCCGATGGCGAACTGGATGCACTGCAAGAGCGTGTTCAGAAATCACATGATCTTGCTATAAAAATATGCAAGCTGACTCCGTTTTTGGCCCCAGATTCACATCATAAAAGCATTGGACTTTGGAGCACACGTAAATACGTCGAACTCCTTTTTCCATATTTAAGTTCCTTTAACAAAACTAACTCTTGA
- a CDS encoding CinA family protein: MFNSCCKLLAQEKIKIALFESASAGYLAYRFSLSPYSGDILIGSLVSYDLRVKENTLHISPELIEKYTPESMQVTVEMIKKGKELLHADLYIACTGLLKKGGSETKEKPVGTFFYSIYYKNNFYNFRRLFKGPACLKIRQLIYCISKDIEYIILDNKK; the protein is encoded by the coding sequence ATGTTTAATTCATGTTGCAAATTACTCGCACAAGAAAAAATTAAAATTGCACTTTTTGAAAGTGCTTCGGCGGGCTATTTAGCTTATCGCTTCTCTTTAAGTCCCTATTCAGGTGATATTCTTATTGGAAGCTTAGTCAGCTATGACTTACGTGTCAAAGAAAATACACTTCATATCTCACCTGAACTTATTGAAAAATATACACCTGAATCGATGCAAGTCACTGTGGAGATGATCAAAAAAGGCAAAGAACTCCTACATGCCGATCTTTATATTGCCTGCACAGGTCTCTTAAAAAAAGGAGGTTCTGAGACTAAAGAAAAACCTGTAGGCACCTTTTTTTATTCTATTTATTATAAAAATAATTTTTATAACTTTAGACGACTATTTAAAGGACCAGCATGCCTTAAAATTAGACAACTTATTTATTGCATTTCTAAAGATATAGAATACATAATATTAGATAATAAAAAATAA
- a CDS encoding LysR family transcriptional regulator translates to MSYFDINRSGELAIFIRVVELGSFSAVARACDMTPSAVSKLISRLEKRLGVRLLNRSTRQFQLTSEGCQFYEQGIHILNNLDELEQSVTANHMPQGRIRIHTSLSYWTHFLLPCISLFNECYPQIELEAHLSDEVINLVEQRIDVAIRTGPLKSSNLVARSLGSTQKHYVCSPAYIEKYGCPQHPEELYAHQLLDVSYQRQNKTWLFKKDEQEITLAPTQVLRVNHGEAILQLALAGVGVAQLNEFQVRKALEQKLLVKILEDWNINASEEFHAVWIGHDKYVPKRVRAFLDFLVEQAKIS, encoded by the coding sequence ATGTCATATTTTGATATTAATCGGTCTGGCGAGTTGGCAATTTTTATTCGAGTGGTCGAGCTTGGGAGTTTCTCTGCCGTTGCAAGAGCTTGTGACATGACGCCGTCTGCGGTCAGTAAGTTAATTTCTCGGTTGGAAAAAAGACTTGGCGTTAGATTGCTTAACCGTTCAACACGCCAGTTTCAGCTTACCAGTGAAGGATGTCAGTTTTATGAGCAAGGCATTCACATACTCAATAACTTAGATGAACTAGAGCAATCAGTTACTGCAAATCACATGCCGCAAGGGCGAATTAGAATTCATACCAGTCTTTCATATTGGACGCATTTTTTATTGCCTTGTATTTCTCTATTTAACGAGTGCTATCCACAAATTGAATTAGAGGCACATTTGAGTGATGAAGTCATTAATTTAGTTGAGCAACGGATTGATGTTGCAATCCGGACAGGGCCTTTAAAAAGCTCAAATTTGGTTGCTCGCTCACTCGGAAGCACACAGAAACATTACGTCTGTTCACCTGCATATATTGAAAAGTATGGTTGTCCGCAGCACCCAGAAGAGCTTTATGCACATCAGCTTTTAGATGTAAGTTATCAGCGTCAGAATAAAACATGGTTGTTTAAAAAAGATGAGCAAGAAATCACACTTGCACCTACTCAAGTCCTGAGAGTAAATCATGGAGAAGCAATCTTACAATTAGCGCTTGCAGGTGTTGGTGTTGCACAGCTTAATGAATTCCAAGTTCGAAAAGCGCTAGAGCAAAAACTATTGGTTAAAATTCTTGAAGACTGGAATATCAATGCTTCTGAAGAATTTCATGCTGTTTGGATAGGACATGACAAATATGTCCCTAAACGCGTAAGGGCATTTTTAGATTTCTTGGTAGAGCAGGCAAAGATTAGTTAA